Proteins encoded by one window of Lathyrus oleraceus cultivar Zhongwan6 chromosome 1, CAAS_Psat_ZW6_1.0, whole genome shotgun sequence:
- the LOC127122491 gene encoding auxin efflux carrier component 8 isoform X1, whose amino-acid sequence MISLIDVYHVVTATVPLYVTMLLAYICVKWWKLFTPDQCAGINKFVANFSVPLLSFQVISSNNIYKMSLKLIYADFVQKFLAFLVLIAIIKIGDIRGGLKWIITGLSLSTLPNTLILGIPLMKAMYKDESDFLLPQIIFLQSMIWYNLLLFLHELDAAIPAKTMPAAQPSQDTGESESSIEVQSKEEEEVETKPEKKMRVMLILMKVGKKLIMNPNTYATFIGLIWASIHFRWGVDMPDVVNQSITILSSGGLGMATFSLGLFMASNSSIIACGPRMTMVALGLKFLVGPALMAAASIVIGLRDTMLKVAIVQAALPQGIVPFVFAREYNVHPAVLSTGVLLGMLIALPVALIYYLLLSL is encoded by the exons atgaTTTCCTTAATTGATGTTTATCATGTAGTGACAGCAACTGTCCCATTATATGTAACTATGTTACTAGCTTACATTTGTGTTAAATGGTGGAAACTTTTCACTCCAGATCAATGTGCAGGAATAAACAAATTTGTAGCAAATTTTTCAGTTCCATTGTTATCATTTCAAGTTATATCTTCTAATAATATTTACAAAATGAGTCTTAAACTCATATATGCAGATTTTGTTCAAAAATTTCTTGCATTCTTAGTTTTAATTGCAATCATTAAGATTGGTGATATTAGAGGTGGTTTGAAATGGATTATAACTGGACTTTCATTATCAACACTTCCTAATACTTTGATCCTTGGAATTCCACTCATGAAGGCTATGTATAAAGATGAATCTGATTTTCTTTTACCTCAGATTATTTTCTTGCAAAGTATGATTTGGTATAATCTGCTTTTGTTTCTTCATGAGCTTGATGCTGCAATTCCTGCAAAGACTATGCCTGCTGCACAACCATCACAAGACACAG GAGAAAGTGAGAGTTCTATTGAAGTACAATCAAAAGAAGAGGAAGAAGTAGAAACAAAACCAGAAAAGAAAATGAGAGTCATGCTTATTCTTATGAAAGTTGGGAAGAAATTGATCATGAATCCTAATACCTATGCAACTTTCATAGGCCTGATTTGGGCAAGCATACATTTCAG GTGGGGAGTAGATATGCCAGATGTTGTGAATCAATCAATAACAATTTTATCGAGCGGGGGTCTAGGTATGGCCACGTTCAGCTTAG GTTTATTTATGGCATCAAATTCGAGCATCATAGCATGTGGTCCAAGGATGACAATGGTAGCATTGGGACTTAAATTTCTTGTTGGTCCGGCTCTAATGGCTGCTGCCTCCATTGTGATTGGATTAAGAGATACAATGCTCAAAGTTGCAATTGTTCAA GCAGCTCTGCCCCAAGGAATTGTTCCTTTTGTTTTTGCAAGAGAGTATAATGTTCATCCAGCAGTTTTAAGCACAGG GGTCTTACTAGGAATGCTAATTGCTTTACCAGTGGCACTGATTTACTATCTTCTCTTATCACTTTGA
- the LOC127122491 gene encoding auxin efflux carrier component 8 isoform X2 codes for MISLIDVYHVVTATVPLYVTMLLAYICVKWWKLFTPDQCAGINKFVANFSVPLLSFQVISSNNIYKMSLKLIYADFVQKFLAFLVLIAIIKIGDIRGGLKWIITGLSLSTLPNTLILGIPLMKAMYKDESDFLLPQIIFLQSMIWYNLLLFLHELDAAIPAKTMPAAQPSQDTGESESSIEVQSKEEEEVETKPEKKMRVMLILMKVGKKLIMNPNTYATFIGLIWASIHFRWGVDMPDVVNQSITILSSGGLGMATFSLGLFMASNSSIIACGPRMTMVALGLKFLVGPALMAAASIVIGLRDTMLKVAIVQLCPKELFLLFLQESIMFIQQF; via the exons atgaTTTCCTTAATTGATGTTTATCATGTAGTGACAGCAACTGTCCCATTATATGTAACTATGTTACTAGCTTACATTTGTGTTAAATGGTGGAAACTTTTCACTCCAGATCAATGTGCAGGAATAAACAAATTTGTAGCAAATTTTTCAGTTCCATTGTTATCATTTCAAGTTATATCTTCTAATAATATTTACAAAATGAGTCTTAAACTCATATATGCAGATTTTGTTCAAAAATTTCTTGCATTCTTAGTTTTAATTGCAATCATTAAGATTGGTGATATTAGAGGTGGTTTGAAATGGATTATAACTGGACTTTCATTATCAACACTTCCTAATACTTTGATCCTTGGAATTCCACTCATGAAGGCTATGTATAAAGATGAATCTGATTTTCTTTTACCTCAGATTATTTTCTTGCAAAGTATGATTTGGTATAATCTGCTTTTGTTTCTTCATGAGCTTGATGCTGCAATTCCTGCAAAGACTATGCCTGCTGCACAACCATCACAAGACACAG GAGAAAGTGAGAGTTCTATTGAAGTACAATCAAAAGAAGAGGAAGAAGTAGAAACAAAACCAGAAAAGAAAATGAGAGTCATGCTTATTCTTATGAAAGTTGGGAAGAAATTGATCATGAATCCTAATACCTATGCAACTTTCATAGGCCTGATTTGGGCAAGCATACATTTCAG GTGGGGAGTAGATATGCCAGATGTTGTGAATCAATCAATAACAATTTTATCGAGCGGGGGTCTAGGTATGGCCACGTTCAGCTTAG GTTTATTTATGGCATCAAATTCGAGCATCATAGCATGTGGTCCAAGGATGACAATGGTAGCATTGGGACTTAAATTTCTTGTTGGTCCGGCTCTAATGGCTGCTGCCTCCATTGTGATTGGATTAAGAGATACAATGCTCAAAGTTGCAATTGTTCAA CTCTGCCCCAAGGAATTGTTCCTTTTGTTTTTGCAAGAGAGTATAATGTTCATCCAGCAGTTTTAA